The following proteins come from a genomic window of Sorghum bicolor cultivar BTx623 chromosome 3, Sorghum_bicolor_NCBIv3, whole genome shotgun sequence:
- the LOC8054963 gene encoding membrane-bound transcription factor site-2 protease homolog isoform X2, protein MVSILKGEVQFLWHIQNVDQKYSLLLKLYRLSFLFFSRRYMRAWFSVGVYLSLIALVSISLMLLWESIGVCYFRSGSLSAWLQNLLTSGLSISIVDTIIIIMSTILSIAFHEFGHAIAAASEGLQIEYVAIFVAVLFPGAFVALNYDLLQNLPLFSMLRIYCAGIWHNVMLCTACVIITLLLPVMLYPLYVSGDGLMVIEVPEISPMSEYLSSHDVILSVDGLKITRTDEWIKILNQGSTAKSSDPEFLEGSHRYVATSSAKGYCVPDSWIDASKNLWQIRDKLPCPDELIAFEKAICNGSTILTEKTSIGSDQKEVEGKYCLIAKDVVKLRRCGIGWHRTEGDGSSCACFEDEHCLVPVLTPGISWIEVSYARPYSLGCLQKAGNLLSSHTANSNLGQSPCEGSFVYVGDLASSARFVRLSHYRPRWALLLFIADIPYILENGLSSLLHASAALAVINCLPVYFLDGEAILETTLSYVAWFTPRLQRRILKVCRFVWTVLSVITFSSICYSTVLHGVV, encoded by the exons ATGGTGTCAATACTTAAGGGTGAAGTGCAGTTTCTTTGGCACATTCAGAATGttgaccaaaaatattcattacTTTTGAAGTTATACCGACTTTCCTTCCTTTTTTTCTCCCGCAGATATATGAGAGCATGGTTTTCTGTAGGTGTTTATCTCTCTCTCATTGCTTTAGTCAGTATATCCTTG ATGCTATTGTGGGAGTCAATTGGTGTGTGTTATTTCAGGAGTGGATCCCTTAGTGCCTGGTTACAGAACCTACTG ACTTCAGGTCTCAGCATATCTATTGTGGACACCATAATCATCATAATGTCAACAATTCTGTCTATTGCTTTTCATGAATTTGGACATGCCATTGCAGCTGCAAG TGAGGGACTACAGATTGAGTATGTTGCCATATTTGTCGCTGTACTTTTTCCTGGGGCATTTGTTGCTCTGAACTATGACCTACTACAAAATCTACCTCTCTTTTCTATGCTCCGGATTTATTGTGCAGGAATTTGGCATAATGTTATG CTCTGTACAGCATGTGTGATAATAACATTATTACTTCCGGTGATGTTATATCCTCTCTATGTGAGTGGTGATGGCCTCATG GTCATAGAGGTCCCTGAAATATCTCCTATGTCAGAATACTTGTCTTCTCATGATGTTATCCTTTCTGTGGATGGCCTGAAAATAACAAGAACTGATGAATGGATCAAGATTCTGAACCAAGGTTCTACAGCAAAATCTAGTGATCCTGAGTTCCTTGAAGGCTCTCATAGATATGTTGCCACTAGTTCTGCCAAGGGTTATTGTGTGCCTGATTCATGGATAGATGCAAGCAAAAATCTCTGGCAGATAAGAGACAAGCTGCCTTGCCCAGATGAACTGATAGCCTTCGAAAAAGCTATCTGTAATGGCTCAACCATTTTGACTGAGAAGACTAGCATAGGTAGTGACCAGAAGGAAGTTGAGGGAAAATATTGTTTGATTGCAAAAGATGTAGTAAAGCTTAGAAGATGTGGAATTGGATGGCACAGGACTGAAGGTGATGGAAGTAGTTGTGCATGTTTTGAG GATGAGCACTGCTTGGTACCTGTTCTCACCCCAGGCATTTCATGGATTGAGGTCTCCTATGCCAGGCCATACTCTTTGGGATGTTTACAAAAAGCAGGAAATTTGTTATCATCACATACCGCAAATAGTAACCTTGGACAGAGTCCTTGTGAAGGATCTTTTGTTTATGTGGGTGATCTGGCATCATCAGCACGTTTTGTTAGGTTGTCCCACTACCGACCACGATGGGCACTTCTACTTTTCATTGCAGACATCCCATATATCTTGGAAAATGGTTTAAGTAGCTTGCTTCATGCATCTGCGGCATTGGCTGTAATCAATTGCCTACCG GTGTATTTTCTGGATGGTGAAGCGATTTTGGAGACTACCTTAAGCTATGTAGCTTGGTTTACCCCAAGACTGCAACGCAGAATTCTGAAAGTATGCCGCTTTGTGTGGACGGTTTTATCAGTTATTACGTTCTCAAGCATTTGTTATTCCACAGTGCTACATGGTGTTGTATAA
- the LOC8054963 gene encoding membrane-bound transcription factor site-2 protease homolog isoform X1, protein MIGAGRGRRRGRPPASLPTSAASRRSEHSISCWYCDCKIYALNDALFNLGWNYARYMRAWFSVGVYLSLIALVSISLMLLWESIGVCYFRSGSLSAWLQNLLTSGLSISIVDTIIIIMSTILSIAFHEFGHAIAAASEGLQIEYVAIFVAVLFPGAFVALNYDLLQNLPLFSMLRIYCAGIWHNVMLCTACVIITLLLPVMLYPLYVSGDGLMVIEVPEISPMSEYLSSHDVILSVDGLKITRTDEWIKILNQGSTAKSSDPEFLEGSHRYVATSSAKGYCVPDSWIDASKNLWQIRDKLPCPDELIAFEKAICNGSTILTEKTSIGSDQKEVEGKYCLIAKDVVKLRRCGIGWHRTEGDGSSCACFEDEHCLVPVLTPGISWIEVSYARPYSLGCLQKAGNLLSSHTANSNLGQSPCEGSFVYVGDLASSARFVRLSHYRPRWALLLFIADIPYILENGLSSLLHASAALAVINCLPVYFLDGEAILETTLSYVAWFTPRLQRRILKVCRFVWTVLSVITFSSICYSTVLHGVV, encoded by the exons ATGATCGGCGCCGGCCGCGGCAGGCGGCGGGGGCGGCCACCGGCGTCCCTGCCCACGAGCGCCGCTTCCCGCCGGAGCGAGCACTCCATCTCCTGCTG GTATTGTGACTGCAAGATATATGCCTTAAACGACGCCCTCTTCAATTTGGGGTGGAACTATGCTAG ATATATGAGAGCATGGTTTTCTGTAGGTGTTTATCTCTCTCTCATTGCTTTAGTCAGTATATCCTTG ATGCTATTGTGGGAGTCAATTGGTGTGTGTTATTTCAGGAGTGGATCCCTTAGTGCCTGGTTACAGAACCTACTG ACTTCAGGTCTCAGCATATCTATTGTGGACACCATAATCATCATAATGTCAACAATTCTGTCTATTGCTTTTCATGAATTTGGACATGCCATTGCAGCTGCAAG TGAGGGACTACAGATTGAGTATGTTGCCATATTTGTCGCTGTACTTTTTCCTGGGGCATTTGTTGCTCTGAACTATGACCTACTACAAAATCTACCTCTCTTTTCTATGCTCCGGATTTATTGTGCAGGAATTTGGCATAATGTTATG CTCTGTACAGCATGTGTGATAATAACATTATTACTTCCGGTGATGTTATATCCTCTCTATGTGAGTGGTGATGGCCTCATG GTCATAGAGGTCCCTGAAATATCTCCTATGTCAGAATACTTGTCTTCTCATGATGTTATCCTTTCTGTGGATGGCCTGAAAATAACAAGAACTGATGAATGGATCAAGATTCTGAACCAAGGTTCTACAGCAAAATCTAGTGATCCTGAGTTCCTTGAAGGCTCTCATAGATATGTTGCCACTAGTTCTGCCAAGGGTTATTGTGTGCCTGATTCATGGATAGATGCAAGCAAAAATCTCTGGCAGATAAGAGACAAGCTGCCTTGCCCAGATGAACTGATAGCCTTCGAAAAAGCTATCTGTAATGGCTCAACCATTTTGACTGAGAAGACTAGCATAGGTAGTGACCAGAAGGAAGTTGAGGGAAAATATTGTTTGATTGCAAAAGATGTAGTAAAGCTTAGAAGATGTGGAATTGGATGGCACAGGACTGAAGGTGATGGAAGTAGTTGTGCATGTTTTGAG GATGAGCACTGCTTGGTACCTGTTCTCACCCCAGGCATTTCATGGATTGAGGTCTCCTATGCCAGGCCATACTCTTTGGGATGTTTACAAAAAGCAGGAAATTTGTTATCATCACATACCGCAAATAGTAACCTTGGACAGAGTCCTTGTGAAGGATCTTTTGTTTATGTGGGTGATCTGGCATCATCAGCACGTTTTGTTAGGTTGTCCCACTACCGACCACGATGGGCACTTCTACTTTTCATTGCAGACATCCCATATATCTTGGAAAATGGTTTAAGTAGCTTGCTTCATGCATCTGCGGCATTGGCTGTAATCAATTGCCTACCG GTGTATTTTCTGGATGGTGAAGCGATTTTGGAGACTACCTTAAGCTATGTAGCTTGGTTTACCCCAAGACTGCAACGCAGAATTCTGAAAGTATGCCGCTTTGTGTGGACGGTTTTATCAGTTATTACGTTCTCAAGCATTTGTTATTCCACAGTGCTACATGGTGTTGTATAA
- the LOC8054963 gene encoding membrane-bound transcription factor site-2 protease homolog isoform X3: protein MRAWFSVGVYLSLIALVSISLMLLWESIGVCYFRSGSLSAWLQNLLTSGLSISIVDTIIIIMSTILSIAFHEFGHAIAAASEGLQIEYVAIFVAVLFPGAFVALNYDLLQNLPLFSMLRIYCAGIWHNVMLCTACVIITLLLPVMLYPLYVSGDGLMVIEVPEISPMSEYLSSHDVILSVDGLKITRTDEWIKILNQGSTAKSSDPEFLEGSHRYVATSSAKGYCVPDSWIDASKNLWQIRDKLPCPDELIAFEKAICNGSTILTEKTSIGSDQKEVEGKYCLIAKDVVKLRRCGIGWHRTEGDGSSCACFEDEHCLVPVLTPGISWIEVSYARPYSLGCLQKAGNLLSSHTANSNLGQSPCEGSFVYVGDLASSARFVRLSHYRPRWALLLFIADIPYILENGLSSLLHASAALAVINCLPVYFLDGEAILETTLSYVAWFTPRLQRRILKVCRFVWTVLSVITFSSICYSTVLHGVV from the exons ATGAGAGCATGGTTTTCTGTAGGTGTTTATCTCTCTCTCATTGCTTTAGTCAGTATATCCTTG ATGCTATTGTGGGAGTCAATTGGTGTGTGTTATTTCAGGAGTGGATCCCTTAGTGCCTGGTTACAGAACCTACTG ACTTCAGGTCTCAGCATATCTATTGTGGACACCATAATCATCATAATGTCAACAATTCTGTCTATTGCTTTTCATGAATTTGGACATGCCATTGCAGCTGCAAG TGAGGGACTACAGATTGAGTATGTTGCCATATTTGTCGCTGTACTTTTTCCTGGGGCATTTGTTGCTCTGAACTATGACCTACTACAAAATCTACCTCTCTTTTCTATGCTCCGGATTTATTGTGCAGGAATTTGGCATAATGTTATG CTCTGTACAGCATGTGTGATAATAACATTATTACTTCCGGTGATGTTATATCCTCTCTATGTGAGTGGTGATGGCCTCATG GTCATAGAGGTCCCTGAAATATCTCCTATGTCAGAATACTTGTCTTCTCATGATGTTATCCTTTCTGTGGATGGCCTGAAAATAACAAGAACTGATGAATGGATCAAGATTCTGAACCAAGGTTCTACAGCAAAATCTAGTGATCCTGAGTTCCTTGAAGGCTCTCATAGATATGTTGCCACTAGTTCTGCCAAGGGTTATTGTGTGCCTGATTCATGGATAGATGCAAGCAAAAATCTCTGGCAGATAAGAGACAAGCTGCCTTGCCCAGATGAACTGATAGCCTTCGAAAAAGCTATCTGTAATGGCTCAACCATTTTGACTGAGAAGACTAGCATAGGTAGTGACCAGAAGGAAGTTGAGGGAAAATATTGTTTGATTGCAAAAGATGTAGTAAAGCTTAGAAGATGTGGAATTGGATGGCACAGGACTGAAGGTGATGGAAGTAGTTGTGCATGTTTTGAG GATGAGCACTGCTTGGTACCTGTTCTCACCCCAGGCATTTCATGGATTGAGGTCTCCTATGCCAGGCCATACTCTTTGGGATGTTTACAAAAAGCAGGAAATTTGTTATCATCACATACCGCAAATAGTAACCTTGGACAGAGTCCTTGTGAAGGATCTTTTGTTTATGTGGGTGATCTGGCATCATCAGCACGTTTTGTTAGGTTGTCCCACTACCGACCACGATGGGCACTTCTACTTTTCATTGCAGACATCCCATATATCTTGGAAAATGGTTTAAGTAGCTTGCTTCATGCATCTGCGGCATTGGCTGTAATCAATTGCCTACCG GTGTATTTTCTGGATGGTGAAGCGATTTTGGAGACTACCTTAAGCTATGTAGCTTGGTTTACCCCAAGACTGCAACGCAGAATTCTGAAAGTATGCCGCTTTGTGTGGACGGTTTTATCAGTTATTACGTTCTCAAGCATTTGTTATTCCACAGTGCTACATGGTGTTGTATAA